One segment of Phycisphaerae bacterium DNA contains the following:
- a CDS encoding HD domain-containing protein: protein MSRRYIKDLASGDTLDDQVFLLTQKDLRSANNGSLYIHAVLADRTGQMPGRVWQASQELYNLLPQDGFVKVRGRTESYKGSLQFIIEGIKAVDVSAADVEELLPKTAKDIDQMKRRVLEILRMVKDRNVLYLVKQFVDDKKLMEQFCKAPAAVQMHHACIGGLLEHTLNLMELVLLVGPRYPQIDMDLMIAGTFLHDIGKTHELTCEGAFKYSDGGQLVGHLVIGALFIEQKARLAEKELGEPFPERILHLLQHMVLSHHGEYELGAARLPMTAESLALHHLDNLDAKLEMVRLEIESANATDPETSWTGYVRSLERRLYKGGLYGKAGKDGDRSGS from the coding sequence CAAAAAGACCTCCGCAGCGCCAACAACGGATCGCTCTACATTCACGCGGTCCTGGCCGACCGCACCGGACAGATGCCCGGACGCGTGTGGCAGGCCTCGCAGGAACTCTACAACCTCCTGCCCCAGGACGGCTTCGTCAAGGTCCGCGGCCGGACCGAGAGCTACAAGGGCTCGCTGCAGTTCATCATCGAGGGCATCAAAGCCGTCGATGTCTCCGCCGCCGACGTCGAGGAACTCCTGCCCAAGACCGCCAAGGACATCGACCAGATGAAAAGGCGGGTCCTGGAGATCCTCCGAATGGTCAAGGACCGCAACGTCCTCTACCTGGTCAAGCAGTTCGTCGACGACAAGAAGCTCATGGAGCAGTTCTGCAAGGCCCCAGCCGCCGTCCAGATGCACCACGCCTGCATCGGCGGCCTCCTCGAACACACGCTGAACCTCATGGAACTGGTCCTGCTGGTCGGGCCGCGATACCCGCAGATCGACATGGACCTGATGATCGCCGGCACGTTCCTCCACGACATCGGCAAGACCCATGAACTGACCTGCGAAGGGGCGTTCAAGTACAGCGACGGAGGACAGCTCGTCGGACACCTGGTGATCGGAGCGTTGTTCATCGAGCAGAAGGCCCGCCTGGCGGAAAAGGAACTCGGCGAGCCGTTCCCGGAGCGTATCCTGCACCTGCTCCAGCACATGGTCCTCTCGCACCACGGCGAATACGAACTCGGCGCCGCCCGGCTACCCATGACCGCCGAATCCCTCGCCCTCCACCACCTCGACAACCTCGACGCCAAGCTCGAAATGGTCCGCCTCGAGATCGAATCGGCCAACGCCACCGACCCGGAAACCAGTTGGACCGGCTACGTCCGATCCCTCGAACGCCGCCTCTACAAAGGCGGCCTCTACGGCAAGGCGGGTAAGGACGGCGACCGGTCTGGCTCATGA